One window of the Candidatus Rokuibacteriota bacterium genome contains the following:
- a CDS encoding ChbG/HpnK family deacetylase, whose product MMATPAAGAPAAEPKVLIVNADDFGLTGGVSRGILEAHRNGIVTSTTLLVNRDIPPAQVEELKASGLGVGVHLNLTLGTPVADPKRVPSLVDAEGRFVRDAREAAARAKLDEARIELGTQIDVFRGIMGRFPTHLDTHHHVGRLEPVLEVVLDFARALRVPVRSQDAEVRAAARSLGLRTPDHFMGESGPEAYWSRERVLEHLAALPAGLSEFMTHPGYFDDELAYSRYGRQRETELAGLTDPGVRQAAQSYGIRLVHFGNC is encoded by the coding sequence ATGATGGCCACGCCAGCCGCAGGCGCCCCAGCCGCGGAACCAAAGGTCCTGATCGTCAACGCCGACGACTTCGGTCTCACGGGGGGTGTGAGCCGCGGCATCCTCGAGGCCCACCGGAACGGCATCGTCACGAGCACCACCCTCCTCGTGAACCGCGACATCCCGCCTGCACAGGTGGAGGAGCTCAAGGCCTCGGGCCTCGGCGTCGGCGTGCACCTCAACCTGACGCTCGGGACGCCCGTCGCCGATCCCAAGCGCGTGCCCTCGCTCGTGGACGCCGAGGGCCGGTTCGTCCGCGACGCGCGCGAGGCCGCGGCGCGGGCCAAGCTCGACGAGGCGCGCATCGAGCTCGGCACCCAGATCGATGTCTTCAGGGGGATCATGGGACGCTTCCCGACTCACCTCGACACCCACCACCACGTCGGACGCCTCGAGCCCGTCCTGGAGGTGGTGCTCGACTTCGCCCGGGCGCTCCGCGTGCCCGTGAGAAGCCAGGACGCTGAGGTGCGGGCCGCCGCGAGGTCTCTCGGCCTGCGGACGCCGGACCACTTCATGGGCGAGTCCGGCCCCGAGGCCTACTGGTCGCGCGAGCGGGTCCTCGAGCACCTGGCCGCGCTCCCCGCGGGCCTCTCGGAGTTCATGACCCACCCGGGCTACTTCGACGATGAGCTTGCCTACAGCCGCTACGGACGCCAGCGCGAGACCGAGCTCGCGGGCCTGACGGATCCGGGCGTCAGGCAGGCCGCTCAAAGCTACGGCATCCGCCTCGTCCACTTCGGGAACTGCTGA
- a CDS encoding methyltransferase: MTADAGLLLFLYRGCAFRVADGVQPPKAGSLLFCRHLEFRSGETVLEIGTGVGLAAVLAAREGCRVLATDVVPAAVECARANALLNGVADRLEVRLGDCFEPARGQVFDLICTSPPQMPTPPGRERGDPSAAADNGGVDGWELLDRVIAGAPAHLKPSGRLVFTLFGFLGPKGACARLEAAGLEPSILARETHGFPRIGYERLEHIRGLDTEGALPAAGMPATVERLVVQGTRPR; encoded by the coding sequence GTGACGGCCGACGCGGGCCTGCTCCTCTTCCTCTACCGCGGCTGCGCGTTCCGCGTCGCCGACGGCGTCCAGCCGCCCAAGGCCGGTTCGCTCCTCTTCTGCCGCCACCTCGAGTTCCGCTCCGGCGAGACCGTGCTCGAGATCGGCACCGGTGTCGGGCTCGCCGCGGTGCTGGCCGCGCGCGAGGGCTGCCGCGTCCTCGCCACCGACGTGGTGCCGGCGGCGGTCGAGTGCGCCAGGGCCAACGCGCTCCTGAACGGCGTCGCCGACCGGCTGGAGGTGCGCCTCGGCGACTGCTTCGAGCCCGCGCGTGGGCAGGTTTTCGACCTCATCTGCACGAGCCCGCCCCAGATGCCGACGCCGCCGGGGCGCGAGCGCGGCGACCCGAGCGCGGCCGCCGACAATGGCGGCGTGGACGGCTGGGAGCTGCTCGACCGGGTGATCGCCGGCGCGCCCGCGCACCTAAAGCCCAGCGGCCGGCTCGTCTTCACCCTGTTCGGCTTCCTCGGTCCCAAGGGCGCCTGTGCGCGGCTCGAGGCGGCGGGACTCGAGCCGTCCATCCTCGCCCGCGAGACGCACGGCTTTCCCCGGATTGGGTACGAGCGGCTCGAGCACATCCGCGGTCTCGACACCGAAGGCGCCCTGCCGGCGGCCGGCATGCCCGCCACGGTGGAGCGACTCGTGGTCCAGGGAACGAGGCCCCGATGA